A genome region from Flavobacterium sp. CFS9 includes the following:
- a CDS encoding co-chaperone YbbN has product MLIDLNEDTLADLVAKNEKVVVQYSASWCGNCRIMKPKFKKLATENEAITFVLVDAENSPESRKLANVSNLPTFATFVNGQLVGETQTNKQEVLIDLVNAIA; this is encoded by the coding sequence ATGTTAATCGACTTAAACGAAGATACGTTAGCAGATTTAGTTGCTAAAAACGAAAAAGTAGTAGTGCAATACTCCGCTTCATGGTGTGGAAATTGCCGTATTATGAAACCAAAATTCAAAAAATTAGCCACAGAAAACGAAGCTATCACTTTTGTTTTGGTTGATGCTGAAAATTCACCGGAATCAAGAAAGTTAGCTAATGTAAGCAACTTGCCTACCTTTGCAACCTTTGTAAACGGACAATTGGTTGGAGAAACTCAAACCAACAAACAAGAAGTTCTAATCGACTTGGTAAACGCTATCGCGTAA
- a CDS encoding peroxiredoxin codes for MSLVGKKFPSIAVDAISEMGDNLKINIFEEAVNNNKKVLLFWYPKDFTFVCPTELHAFQAALPEFEKRNTIVIGASCDTNEVHFAWLNTPKNNGGIEGVTYPILADTNRNLANILGILDIESTSYSEETDSVIIEGSNVPYRATYLIDETGKIFHESVNDMPLGRNVNEYLRMVDAYTHIQTKGEVCPANWEAGKEAMSADRLSTAEYLSAN; via the coding sequence ATGTCTTTAGTAGGAAAAAAATTCCCAAGTATTGCAGTTGATGCTATCTCTGAAATGGGTGATAATTTAAAAATCAACATTTTTGAAGAAGCAGTAAACAACAACAAAAAAGTATTATTGTTTTGGTACCCAAAAGATTTCACTTTTGTTTGCCCAACTGAATTACACGCCTTCCAAGCTGCTTTACCAGAATTTGAAAAAAGAAATACTATCGTAATCGGAGCTTCATGTGATACAAACGAAGTACACTTTGCATGGTTAAACACACCAAAAAACAACGGTGGAATCGAAGGTGTTACTTACCCAATCTTAGCAGATACAAACCGTAACTTAGCTAACATTTTAGGCATTCTTGATATTGAATCTACAAGCTATAGCGAAGAAACTGATTCAGTTATCATCGAAGGTTCAAACGTACCATACAGAGCTACTTACTTAATTGACGAAACTGGAAAAATTTTCCACGAAAGTGTTAACGATATGCCATTAGGACGTAACGTAAACGAATATTTAAGAATGGTGGATGCTTACACTCACATTCAAACTAAAGGTGAAGTTTGTCCTGCAAACTGGGAAGCCGGAAAAGAAGCAATGTCTGCTGACAGACTTAGTACTGCTGAGTATTTAAGCGCTAATTAA
- a CDS encoding glycoside hydrolase family 3 protein, with amino-acid sequence MKMTAQALRQKVGQFFFPAVFINDTEENIQETERLIKEHNIGGLTFFHSRASAATNYESKKKVVFNDDSYQKIKDLIVRYQKAATTPLLISIDAEWGLAMRIEKTPQYPYAITLGALPESKSNLVYEVGKQIGLDLKAAGIHYNLSPLADINNNPNNPVIGYRSFGENKEKVAHFAVEYLKGMSDVGILGCLKHFPGHGNTNVDSHLGLPILNETLEELLENELYPFIKGIEHDVDSIMIGHLAVPSLNEGKNTSATLSKPIIETLLREQLGYDGLVISDALNMHSVSKLYETKGELEWEAFNAGNDVLCFAENVPEGIEAILKNASPERIEESFNRIMKAKQKVGILAENHFTSGELNFEKASALNLEIAQNTITKIVDNFNIEQISEAQKNNQLAKLSLYKNTENPFFQALNTALNSAEFAFENAGDSSISEIKKGLEPFETVIISLFVPKAKPMNNFEIDDEVLELLSDLLQTKKCLLYVFGNPYVLPIIPNLSKASRIIQVYQDFEEFQKNAGIQFLENNTCKGNLPVNIEIQ; translated from the coding sequence ATGAAAATGACAGCACAGGCATTAAGACAAAAAGTGGGACAATTCTTTTTCCCAGCAGTTTTTATAAACGATACCGAAGAAAACATTCAGGAAACTGAACGTTTAATAAAAGAACACAACATTGGCGGACTTACCTTTTTTCACAGCCGTGCCAGTGCTGCAACCAACTACGAGAGCAAGAAAAAAGTTGTTTTTAATGACGACAGCTATCAAAAAATAAAAGACCTGATTGTCCGTTACCAAAAAGCTGCCACTACCCCTCTCCTAATCAGCATTGATGCCGAATGGGGATTGGCCATGCGTATCGAAAAAACACCGCAGTACCCTTACGCCATTACATTAGGCGCTTTACCGGAAAGTAAATCAAACCTGGTTTATGAAGTGGGAAAACAAATTGGTTTAGATTTGAAAGCTGCCGGAATTCATTACAACTTATCACCTTTGGCTGACATCAACAACAACCCGAATAATCCTGTAATTGGCTATCGCTCCTTTGGTGAAAACAAAGAAAAAGTAGCCCATTTTGCTGTCGAATACCTTAAAGGAATGTCGGATGTTGGAATTTTAGGCTGTCTGAAACACTTTCCCGGACACGGAAATACCAATGTCGATTCTCATTTAGGGCTGCCGATTTTAAACGAGACTTTAGAAGAATTACTTGAAAACGAATTGTATCCGTTTATTAAAGGAATTGAACACGATGTTGATTCTATAATGATCGGACATTTAGCAGTTCCAAGTTTGAACGAAGGGAAAAATACTTCGGCAACTTTATCAAAACCCATTATCGAAACACTTTTACGAGAACAATTGGGTTACGATGGATTGGTCATTTCTGATGCGCTGAATATGCATAGTGTTTCAAAATTATATGAAACCAAAGGAGAATTGGAATGGGAAGCCTTTAATGCCGGTAACGACGTTTTATGTTTTGCCGAAAATGTACCCGAAGGAATCGAAGCCATTCTTAAAAATGCTTCTCCGGAACGTATTGAAGAAAGCTTCAACAGAATTATGAAAGCCAAGCAAAAAGTTGGAATCCTAGCGGAAAATCACTTTACTTCGGGTGAACTAAATTTCGAAAAAGCATCAGCTTTAAACCTTGAAATTGCTCAAAATACCATCACAAAAATTGTTGATAATTTCAATATTGAACAAATTTCCGAGGCACAAAAAAACAATCAGTTAGCGAAGCTAAGTTTATACAAAAACACGGAAAATCCATTTTTTCAGGCTCTAAACACAGCTCTAAATTCAGCAGAATTTGCTTTCGAGAATGCAGGAGATTCATCCATTTCAGAAATCAAAAAAGGTCTCGAGCCATTCGAAACCGTTATTATTTCTTTGTTTGTCCCTAAAGCAAAACCAATGAATAATTTCGAAATCGATGATGAAGTTTTAGAATTACTTTCTGACCTTCTTCAAACCAAAAAGTGCCTCCTTTACGTTTTCGGAAACCCTTATGTTTTACCAATAATTCCGAATCTATCTAAAGCTTCCCGAATTATTCAGGTGTATCAGGATTTCGAAGAATTTCAAAAAAATGCAGGAATTCAATTTCTTGAAAATAATACTTGCAAAGGAAACCTACCTGTAAATATTGAAATCCAATAA
- a CDS encoding GNAT family N-acetyltransferase — MIKLKRTNSDDTDFKNLVILLDQDLKIRDGDDHDFYNQFNKTDLIKHVVVFYENDRAVGCGAFREKEKDTVEIKRMFVHPDFRKRGIASQVLAELERWAKEIEYRYTILETGKNQPEAISLYQKLGYTIIPNYPPYEKMDNSVCMKMTL, encoded by the coding sequence ATGATCAAACTAAAACGAACCAACTCAGACGATACTGATTTTAAAAATCTGGTCATTTTACTCGATCAGGATTTAAAAATCAGAGACGGAGATGACCATGACTTTTACAATCAGTTTAACAAAACCGATCTCATCAAACATGTTGTCGTTTTCTATGAAAATGATAGAGCAGTTGGCTGTGGTGCTTTCAGAGAAAAAGAGAAAGATACAGTCGAAATCAAACGCATGTTTGTGCACCCTGATTTCCGAAAAAGAGGAATTGCTTCTCAGGTTCTGGCAGAACTCGAACGTTGGGCAAAAGAAATCGAATACCGCTATACAATACTCGAAACTGGTAAAAATCAACCGGAAGCCATCAGCTTATACCAAAAATTAGGATACACTATCATTCCAAACTATCCGCCTTATGAGAAAATGGACAATAGTGTTTGCATGAAAATGACTTTATAA